A single region of the Raphanus sativus cultivar WK10039 chromosome 1, ASM80110v3, whole genome shotgun sequence genome encodes:
- the LOC130510441 gene encoding ubiquitin-like-specific protease 1C, protein MRRREEEMKRQKVIELDRVETPPTKGFNIDWDNVLVDEEVVPDLEIVGDKTPPREPAFSSGGGDDSAVCVKTLKDSELDDHLKRQRSLLSSFGDRLPDNGERIRSRIGNLEYEKQRRFFRRAKSDTDECQILVQPKSSDVFKQANTATGSKEVSRSPFSAHFSINLKVEARPVKLFNEESQDLGRESWKRKDSGVETTTKQSNGWRSLPRLSGKSLIGETNFYSGFKDPKGNRKHEEAFGNRKRKPKESSSPYLLVDDDDDDDDDEDGVVGYDTPRELSCKASLSQRSSRRKTLDDDKVINLDEEEPESPVVVVEEALELPEGLPGDICYPSRDDPDLVQVSIDDLKCLSPRECLTSPVINFYIRFLQHQVFAANQTAADCHFFNTFFYKKLIEAVSYKGNDKEASFVRLRRWWKGFDLFRKSYIFIPIHEDRHWSLVIICIPDKEDESGLTILHLDSLGFHPTRSILNNVKRFLIEEWSYLNQDASLPDLPISEKIWRDLPDRINEAEVKVPQQKNDFDCGLFVLFFIQRFIEDAPQRLKLQDLGMIHKEWFKPSEASALRIKIWNKLIELFGESVIK, encoded by the exons atgagaagaagagaagaagagatgaagaggCAAAAAGTAATCGAGTTAGATCGCGTGGAGACGCCCCCGACGAAGGGCTTCAACATAGACTGGGACAATGTTCTGGTCGACGAGGAAGTCGTCCCCGACTTGGAGATCGTCGGCGACAAAACTCCGCCGCGCGAGCCTGCTTTCTCCTCCGGCGGCGGCGATGATTCCGCCGTCTGCGTGAAAACCCTCAAGGATAGCGAGCTCGACGATCATCTCAAGCGCCAGAGATCGCTCCTCTCTTCTTTCGGTGACAGGTTGCCGGACAACGGCGAGAGAATCCGGTCCAGGATCGGAAACCTCGAGTACGAGAAGCAGCGAAGGTTCTTTCGCCGCGCCAAATCG GATACTGACGAATGTCAGATTCTCGTTCAGCCAAAAAGCtcag ATGTGTTTAAGCAAGCGAATACAGCGACAGGATCGAAAGAAGTCTCTCGGTCACCGTTTTCTGCTCATTTTAGTATCAATCTCAAA GTGGAGGCACGACCAGTGAAACTATTTAACGAAGAGAGTCAAGATTTGGGACGTGAAAGCTGGAAACGAAAGGATAGTGGTGTAGAGACGACAACAAAGCAAAGCAATGGGTGGCGGTCGTTGCCAAGACTAAGCGGCAAGTCTCTGATCGGTGAAACAAACTTTTATTCTGGATTTAAGGACCCAAAAGGGAATCGCAAACACGAAGAAGCTTTTggaaatagaaaaagaaagccAAAGGAATCTTCTTCCCCTTATTTGCTcgtcgatgatgatgatgatgatgatgatgatgaagacggCGTCGTTGGCTATGATACTCCTAG GGAGTTGAGTTGTAAAGCATCTCTATCGCAGAGGTCAAGCCGCAGGAAG ACATTAGATGATGATAAAGTAATAAATTTGGATGAAGAGGAACCTGAGTCTCCAGTGGTGGTAGTAGAGGAAGCACTTGAACTTCCTGAAGG GTTACCAGGAGATATTTGCTATCCATCAAG GGATGACCCAGACCTTGTTCAAGTGTCTATTGATGATCTTAAATGCCTTTCACCTCGTGAATGTCTTACATCTCCAGTTATTAATTTCTACATCAG GTTCCTGCAGCACCAGGTGTTTGCAGCGAATCAAACAGCTGCTGATTGCCATTTCTTTAACACATTTTTTTACAAGAAGCTCATAGAAGCTGTCTCATACAAG GGTAACGACAAGGAAGCATCTTTTGTTAGGTTGAGACGGTGGTGGAAAGGTTTTGATCTATTCcgtaaatcatatatatttataccaaTTCACGAGGA TCGACACTGGAGTTTAGTAATCATTTGCATCCCAGACAAGGAGGACGAATCTGGTTTGACTATACTTCACTTGGATTCATTGGGATTTCACCCAACaagatcaattttaaataacgtCAAAAG GTTTCTGATAGAGGAATGGAGTTACCTGAATCAAGATGCTTCTCTACCGGATTTACCAATCTCAGAGAAGATATGGAGAGACCTTCCAGATAGAATCAACGAAGCTGAAGTGAAG GTTCCGCAGCAAAAGAATGATTTCGACTGTGGTCTGTTTGTGCTCTTTTTCATACAACGGTTCATCGAAGATGCTCCTCAGAGGTTGAAACTGCAGGATTTGGGGATG ATTCATAAGGAGTGGTTTAAACCAAGTGAAGCCTCCGCTTTGAGGATTAAAATATGGAACAAACTTATTGAGCTATTCGGTGAGAGTGTAATCAAATAG
- the LOC130510442 gene encoding 4-substituted benzoates-glutamate ligase GH3.12-like codes for MSRIGCDLEELTSNAKQIQDDVLTKILKANANTEYLRRFLQGSTDKELFKKNVPVVSYEDVKPYIDRVANGEPSDIISGNHITAFFRSSGTSGGNQKIFPATSILSENIQILFTITSAIMYKCFDGFKQGKVIRFTFTHPISTTPCGLPLAPLITSFTKSACYKSLAKNSPSPDQVILCPDTKQSMYCQLLCGLVQRDEVVSVGAMFASVLVQVIHFLEIYWKELASNIRCGHVSEWITDLSCRDSVSTILVEPNPKLADLIENECGQKSWQGIVSRLWPKAKCIEAIVTGTMAQYIPALEFYSNNELPLVSKVYASSEAFFGVNLEPLSKPQHVSYTFLPNMSYFEFIDVNVDGGTTGEIVDLVNLKLGRYYEILVTNFSGLHRCRVGDVLQVTGFYNMAPQLRFVRRKDTVLSVYVESTTEEDLLKALARATVVLESSDLMYTGFTSYADVSTVPGHYVVYMELRAKVDYNSSTDVLLQLDNKVLVECCCAMEQSFNGAYRLFRSKDEHIGALELRVVQQGTFDSLMKFFLSRGASLAQYKTPMCINSVEALKTLEDKVLARFFSDKSPPV; via the exons atgaGTCGTATAGGCTGTGACCTAGAAGAGCTAACATCAAATGCGAAGCAAATACAAGACGATGTATTGACAAAGATACTCAAAGCTAACGCAAACACAGAGTACCTCAGACGTTTTCTCCAGGGGAGCACCGACAAAGAGCTGTTTAAGAAGAACGTACCGGTGGTGAGCTATGAAGATGTTAAGCCTTATATCGATCGTGTTGCAAATGGAGAACCCTCTGATATCATTTCTGGGAACCACATCACTGCGTTTTTCCGAAG CTCTGGAACTTCAGGTGGGAATCAAAAGATATTTCCAGCGACCAGCATCTTATCTGAGAATATTCAAATCCTCTTTACAATAACCTCGGCCATTATGTACAA gTGTTTCGATGGTTTTAAGCAAGGAAAGGTGATAAGGTTTACCTTCACTCATCCGATATCCACAACTCCTTGTGGTTTGCCTCTTGCTCCTTTGATAACAAGCTTCACAAAGAGTGCCTGCTACAAGAGCCTGGCAAAAAATAGTCCAAGCCCCGACCAGGTCATACTGTGTCCGGACACCAAACAGAGTATGTACTGTCAACTTCTCTGTGGTCTTGTTCAGAGAGATGAGGTTGTAAGCGTTGGTGCTATGTTCGCTTCTGTCTTGGTTCAAGTTATCCATTTTCTTGAAATTTACTGGAAAGAGTTGGCCAGTAACATCAGATGTGGCCATGTCAGCGAGTGGATCACCGACCTTAGTTGTCGAGACTCCGTCTCTACAATCCTTGTTGAGCCAAATCCTAAACTGGCAGATCTAATCGAAAACGAATGCGGACAAAAATCTTGGCAAGGTATAGTTTCACGACTTTGGCCTAAAGCCAAATGCATTGAAGCTATTGTTACAGGAACTATGGCTCAATATATCCCAGCATTGGAGTTCTACTCTAATAATGAACTGCCTCTAGTCTCTAAAGTTTATGCATCTTCTGAAGCATTTTTCGGTGTAAATTTGGAACCTCTAAGCAAACCACAACATGTGTCCTACACATTTCTACCAAACATGTCATACTTCGAGTTCATAGATGTTAATGTCGATGGAGGAACCACGGGCGAGATTGTTGATCTTGTGAATCTGAAGTTAGGTCGCTACTATGAGATATTGGTCACAAACTTTTCCG GTTTACACAGATGTAGAGTGGGGGATGTTTTACAGGTCACTGGGTTTTACAATATGGCACCTCAGCTCAGATTCGTACGTAGAAAAGATACGGTTCTAAGCGTCTATGTAGAGTCAACGACCGAAGAAGATCTATTAAAGGCGTTGGCTCGTGCCACTGTCGTTCTTGAATCTTCGGATTTAATGTACACGGGTTTCACATCCTATGCAGATGTGTCCACTGTACCGGGTCACTACGTTGTTTATATGGAACTCAGAGCAAAAGTCGActataatagcagcactgatgTTCTTTTACAACTTGATAACAAGGTATTGGTGGAATGTTGCTGCGCCATGGAGCAATCATTTAATGGTGCTTATAGGCTCTTCAGAAGCAAAGATGAACATATTGGAGCACTAGAGCTTAGAGTGGTGCAACAAGGAACGTTTGATTCTCTAATGAAGTTTTTTCTCTCCCGAGGTGCTTCCTTAGCTCAGTACAAGACACCTATGTGCATAAACTCTGTTGAGGCTCTAAAGACACTCGAAGACAAGGTTCTTGCTCGCTTCTTCAGCGACAAATCTCCTCCTGTCTGA